The genomic window CCATGTCCGACCTGGGAGTGGACGAGGTGGTCCTTTCCTGTGCCGGCTGTTACCGCATGTTCAAGGAGGAGTATCCAAAGCACGTAAAGGTGCCCTTCAAGGTGAAACATATCTCAGAACATCTGGCCGAGCGTGACCTCAAGCTGCGCCCCTACAAGGCGGTGATAACCTATCACGACCCATGCCATCTCGGGAGGCACAGCGGTGTCTATGAGGCGCCCCGGGAGGTGCTACGCAAGATACCGGGGACAGAACTGAGGGAGATGCCGAGGAACCGCTCGACCGCACGTTGCTGCGGTGGCGGCGGAGGGGTGCGTTCAGCTTATCCAGATCTTTCGTCGAAGATCGCCGCCAAGCGGGTGGACGAAGCGCAGTTCGCCGACCTGCTGGTCACCACGTGCCCGTTCTGTGTGAACAACCTCAACGTAGGAAAGCAGACGAGCGGGTCAAAGGTAGAGATTATCGACCTGGTGGAACTAGTCGACTCGTTGATGGAGGAATAAGATGGCTAGAGTCCGTACATATGCGACCTATGACGAGGCGGTTTCGGAGTGGCGAAGGAATGGGATTCCGGAAGAATATATCGATCGGAAACGGCTCTTCGGCCGCACCATCGTGTTCCGGGATGACCTCCGCATTGACGACGCCGAGAGGCTGGTGGGATTGGTCAGGTCAGCCGGAGAGGATGCCTTCCTCTGCCGAAAGGCAAAGGTACCGCGGGTAATGGTGTCCTGCAAGCCGTCGTTCTTCGACCAGGTATCGGTCAACGAGGGCGACCTTGGGACTTTGGGCAGACCCCTGGCTGAGGCGTTCCGCAACTTCCATTCAGATTATGTGCAACCCCTGAGGTTACGAAGGAGAGAGCTTCGCTTCGATCGGACCCTGGTCATGGGCATTCTGAACACCACTCCCGATTCCTTCTCGGACGGCGGAAAGCATCGCTCCGCGGATCAGGCGATCGAACACGGGTTGGGGATGGTGGACCAAGGTGCGGACATCATCGACATCGGAGGCGAGTCGACCAGGCCTGGAGCGGCGCCTGTCAGTGCCGAAGAGGAGCTGGCAAGGGTCCTTCCTGTTATCAAGGGACTGGCCCCTTCCGTTGGCATACCGATCTCCATCGACACCAGGCATGCCGAGGTTGCCCGTAGGGCGGTCGAACTGGGAGCGGATATAGTCAACGACGTCTCAGGTCTCCGCGGAACCGCCATGATCTCTGTCCTTAAAGATACCGGAGCGGCGGCCATCGTAATGCACATGCGGGGCGAGCCGGGTGACATGCAATCGAATACTGTCTATGATGATGTCGTTGGCGACATAGGGACAATCCTGGCCTCCAAGGTTGAAGAGGCGGCGGGAATGGGAGTCGACCCTTCCCGCCTTGCGATAGATCCCGGTATCGGTTTCGGCAAGGATGTGAAAGGCAACCTGGACATCATCCGCCGGCTGCGCGAGTTCCGCAGCTATGGCCGTCCCATATTGTTAGGCGTGTCACGAAAGGGATTCATAGGCAAGATCGTGGGAGGAAACCCCGATGAACGCCTCACAGGCTCACTGATCTCCGCCACCGCTGCGATCATGAACGGAGCCAACATCATACGGGCGCACGATGTCGCGGAAACGGTGAAGGCAGCAAGG from Methanomassiliicoccales archaeon includes these protein-coding regions:
- the folP gene encoding dihydropteroate synthase — its product is MARVRTYATYDEAVSEWRRNGIPEEYIDRKRLFGRTIVFRDDLRIDDAERLVGLVRSAGEDAFLCRKAKVPRVMVSCKPSFFDQVSVNEGDLGTLGRPLAEAFRNFHSDYVQPLRLRRRELRFDRTLVMGILNTTPDSFSDGGKHRSADQAIEHGLGMVDQGADIIDIGGESTRPGAAPVSAEEELARVLPVIKGLAPSVGIPISIDTRHAEVARRAVELGADIVNDVSGLRGTAMISVLKDTGAAAIVMHMRGEPGDMQSNTVYDDVVGDIGTILASKVEEAAGMGVDPSRLAIDPGIGFGKDVKGNLDIIRRLREFRSYGRPILLGVSRKGFIGKIVGGNPDERLTGSLISATAAIMNGANIIRAHDVAETVKAARMADAIRLPNYKG